Within Pseudomonas sp. LBUM920, the genomic segment AGTGCATGGCCTGGGCCAGGTCACACTCGCCAATCAGCAAGTCGTAGACCGAGTTTTCCAGGCCGTGTTTATCCACACCGCTACCCATGGTGGCGTTGCCCTGTGGATCGAGATCGATCAACAGCACCCGGCGCTTGGTAGCGACCAGGGATGCTGCGAGGTTGATGCAGGTGGTGGTTTTGCCCACGCCACCTTTCTGGTTCGCTATCGCGAATACCTTAGCCATTCTTGCTTGTGTTCCCAATCATGCCGTGCGGCGCAGTATCAGCAGATGGCGTTGGCCTTGGCAACCGGGTACGGCCAAGGCGTGTTCGCTATCGAGGTGGAAGTCTGCCGGCAATGCTAACAGCTCGTCGCTTGGATGAACGCCCTTCATTGCCAGCCAACGGGTGTCGCGGTCGCCTAAGTGGCGGGTCCAGTTGCTGAAGTTGTCCATGCTGCTGAATGCCCGGGAGACAATCCCGTTGAAAGGCTGTTCAGGCACGAAGGCTTCGACGCGACTGTGGATAACATTCAGATTATCCAGCTTGAGTTCGAGTTTGACCTGGGTCAGGAAGCGGGTTTTCTTGCCGTTGCTGTCCAGGCACGTCACTTGTGACTCTGGAAACAGGATGGCCAGCGGAATGCCAGGCATGCCGCCGCCACTGCCAACGTCCAACCAACGGCCGTTTTCGATAAAAGGCATCACGCTCAGGCTGTCGAGCAGGTGACGCGAGACCATTTCGTCCGGGTCGCGCACCGCTGTGAGGTTGTAAGCCTTGTTCCATTTGATCAACAGGGCCAGATAGCCCAACAGCAAGTCGTGCTGTGCATCGGTCAGGTCCACGCCCAACTGGCGTGCACCTGTGGATAACTCTTCGGCGTGTTGCGAGGTGACCAACGAACTCAAGCGCTTTGCTCCAACTGACGGCCCGCGCCGCGTTTTTTCAAATGAATCATCAACAGCGAAATGGCTGCCGGCGTGACGCCAGGGATGCGTGAAGCCTGGCCGAGTGTTTCCGGACGAGTTATCCCCAGCTTGCTTTGGATTTCTTTCGACAGCCCGGAAATCCCGGTGTAGTCGATGTCCACAGGCAGCCTGGTGTCTTCACTGGCGCGCAAGCGAGCGATCTCGTCCTGTTGGCGGTCAATGTAACCGGCGTATTTGGTCTTGATTTCAACCTGCTCGGCGACCTGTGGGTCTTCGGCACCGTGACCGGTCACTTCGACCAGGCCAGCGTAGTCGATTTCCGGACGGGACAGCAGGTTCAGCAAGTTGTATTCGTGGGTCAGCGGCGTGCCGAATTTTTCGGCAATCGCGTCGCCTTGCTCGGTGCCGGGGCGAACCCAGGTACTTTTCAGGCGCTGCTCTTCCAGCGTGATGCTTTCGCGTTTTTTGCAGAAGGCGGCCCAGCGCGCGTCGTCGACCAAACCCAGTTCGCGACCTTTTTCGGTCAGGCGCAGGTCGGCGTTGTCTTCGCGCAGGATCAGGCGATATTCGGCCCGGGACGTAAACATCCGGTACGGTTCCTGAGTCCCGAGAGTAATCAGGTCGTCGACCAACACACCGATGTACGCCTCGTCGCGGCGCGGGCACCAGCTGTCTTTGCCTTGTGCACGCAGTGCCGCGTTGGTTCCGGCCAGCAAACCTTGGGCGCCGGCTTCTTCGTAACCGGTGGTGCCGTTGATTTGCCCGGCGAAGAACAGGCCGCCGATCACTTTGGTTTCGAGGCTGTATTTCAGGTCACGCGGGTCGAAGTAGTCGTACTCGATGGCGTAGCCCGGACGCACGATGTGTGCGTTTTCCATGCCGCGAATCGATTGCACGATCTGGATTTGCACGTCGAACGGCAACGACGTGGAAATCCCGTTCGGGTACAGCTCGTGAGTGGTCAAGCCTTCTGGCTCGATAAAGACCTGGTGGCTTTCCTTGTCGGCAAAGCGGTGAATCTTGTCTTCAATCGATGGGCAATAACGAGGGCCAATGCCTTCGATCACACCTGAATACATCGGCGAACGGTCGAGGTTCGCGGCAATGATTTCGTGGGTGCGGGCGTTGGTGTGGGTAATCCAGCAACTGACCTGTTTCGGGTGCTGTTCCTTGGAGCCCATGAACGACATCACCGGGATTGGTGTATCGCCGGCTTGTTCGGTCATCACCGAGAAATCCACAGAACGCCCGTCGATACGCGGCGGGGTCCCGGTTTTCAAGCGGCCGACACGCAACGGCAATTCACGCAGGCGTTTTGCCAGGGCAATCGACGGCGGATCACCGGCGCGACCGCCCGAATAATTCTGCATGCCAATGTGGATAAGTCCGCCGAGGAAAGTACCGGTGGTCAACACCACGGATTCTGCGAAGAAACGCAGACCCATTTGGGTGACAACACCGCGTACCTGGTCTTGTTCGACGATCAGGTCATCCGCTGCTTGCTGAAATATCCACAGGTTCGGCTGGTTTTCCAGGGTTTCACGTACCGCGGCCTTGTAGAGGATGCGGTCAGCTTGTGCCCGGGTAGCCCGAACGGCTGGGCCTTTGCGGCTGTTGAGCACGCGAAATTGAATGCCACCTTTGTCGGTAGCCATGGCCATCACACCGCCAAGGGCATCGATTTCCTTGACCAGATGGCTTTTGCCGATCCCACCAATGGCGGGGTTGCAACTCATGGCACCGAGGGTTTCCACGTTGTGAGTCAGCAACAGGGTTTTTACGCCCATGCGTGCTGAGGCCAGTGCTGCCTCGGTACCGGCATGACCGCCGCCGATGACGATCACTTCAAAACGGGAAGGGAAATCCACCACGCACCTCGTGCCTGCTTATGTAGGTAATCAGGAATTGATTGTTGAAAGAGTTTTAGAGCTTTGGCGGCAAGTATAGGGACTTAGCCCTTCCTAAAGAACCCTTTGCACAAAATTTAACCAGCTGTGGATGAATCACAGACAATAGAAATTAAAAGAGAGAAATTTATAAGATCTTTGTTTTTATGTTTATTTCTACTGAGCCTACTTTCTGTGGATAGATCTCTACAGGCCTTTATTTACTTTATGTACAGAGATTCAAAAGTCTGTGGTCATGTGCCAATGAGGCCATTGGATAAGTGCTTTAAGCCTGTGGATTAAACAGGTGGTTATCCACAAGGGGGTTTTTACTCAGGTTTCAAGCCCTGTTATCAACTGGGCACAGGGGCGGTTATTCACAGGGCTTAATCCACAGAAATCGCGTATTTCACCCACGGAGAAGCCACCGCGTTTTTTGAACCCAGTGAGGAATGCTGAAAAAAGAGAGCTATTGTGAGAAACAGACGGCGCAGTTAATAATAGCGATTATCATTAACCTGCCTTAACGCGCCCTATGCCACCTTCACACACGGCTGCAGTCCAGCACATCTATGAGCATCACCATTCGTGGCTGCAGGGATGGCTCAACGGTAAATTGCATAACGCTTGCGATGCGGCCGATGTGGCACACGATACTTTCGTGCGTATTTTGGGCGGGCGCAATGCGGCGCAGATCCTCGAACCCAGGGACTACCTGGCAACCATTGCCAGGGGCTTGGTTATTGATCGTTATCGCCGGCATGCAATTGAACGCGCTTATCAACAGTCGCTGGCCGATCACCCTGAAGCTGTCGCCATCAGTGAAGAAGACAAGGCCATCATCATTGAAACGCTGGTAGCTGTGGATAAAGCTCTGGCTGATCTGGGCGATCGGGCCCGGCGCATTTTCATGCTGTCGCAGATCGAAGGCCTGACTTATCAACAGATCGCCGACCAGTTGCAGGTGTCCCTGACCACTGTGAAGAAACACATGATCCGCGCGCTTACCGAGTGTTCACTGATCATGGCCAGCCTGTAATGGTTGCCCCGGATCGAAAGGTCTTCGAAGCCGCTGCCACTTGGTATGTGCAGTTTCAGTCACAGCCGCCAACGCCTGCTGAACACTGTGCCTGGCAACAATGGCTCAATGACGACCCGGCAC encodes:
- a CDS encoding sigma-70 family RNA polymerase sigma factor, whose translation is MPPSHTAAVQHIYEHHHSWLQGWLNGKLHNACDAADVAHDTFVRILGGRNAAQILEPRDYLATIARGLVIDRYRRHAIERAYQQSLADHPEAVAISEEDKAIIIETLVAVDKALADLGDRARRIFMLSQIEGLTYQQIADQLQVSLTTVKKHMIRALTECSLIMASL
- the mnmG gene encoding tRNA uridine-5-carboxymethylaminomethyl(34) synthesis enzyme MnmG, producing the protein MDFPSRFEVIVIGGGHAGTEAALASARMGVKTLLLTHNVETLGAMSCNPAIGGIGKSHLVKEIDALGGVMAMATDKGGIQFRVLNSRKGPAVRATRAQADRILYKAAVRETLENQPNLWIFQQAADDLIVEQDQVRGVVTQMGLRFFAESVVLTTGTFLGGLIHIGMQNYSGGRAGDPPSIALAKRLRELPLRVGRLKTGTPPRIDGRSVDFSVMTEQAGDTPIPVMSFMGSKEQHPKQVSCWITHTNARTHEIIAANLDRSPMYSGVIEGIGPRYCPSIEDKIHRFADKESHQVFIEPEGLTTHELYPNGISTSLPFDVQIQIVQSIRGMENAHIVRPGYAIEYDYFDPRDLKYSLETKVIGGLFFAGQINGTTGYEEAGAQGLLAGTNAALRAQGKDSWCPRRDEAYIGVLVDDLITLGTQEPYRMFTSRAEYRLILREDNADLRLTEKGRELGLVDDARWAAFCKKRESITLEEQRLKSTWVRPGTEQGDAIAEKFGTPLTHEYNLLNLLSRPEIDYAGLVEVTGHGAEDPQVAEQVEIKTKYAGYIDRQQDEIARLRASEDTRLPVDIDYTGISGLSKEIQSKLGITRPETLGQASRIPGVTPAAISLLMIHLKKRGAGRQLEQSA
- the rsmG gene encoding 16S rRNA (guanine(527)-N(7))-methyltransferase RsmG gives rise to the protein MSSLVTSQHAEELSTGARQLGVDLTDAQHDLLLGYLALLIKWNKAYNLTAVRDPDEMVSRHLLDSLSVMPFIENGRWLDVGSGGGMPGIPLAILFPESQVTCLDSNGKKTRFLTQVKLELKLDNLNVIHSRVEAFVPEQPFNGIVSRAFSSMDNFSNWTRHLGDRDTRWLAMKGVHPSDELLALPADFHLDSEHALAVPGCQGQRHLLILRRTA